GGCGCCCGCGCCGCCGCCGATCATCCACGCCGTACGCTTGCCCTTGCCCTTCTGCGTCCGCTCCACCGTCGCGGTCGCGACGGAGTAGTTCGACCCGCCGAAGCTCACCTCGGTCAACTCGATCTGCAGCAGCGCTCCGCCCTTGAAGCGGCCGAGCGGCTTCGCGTCGACCACGTGTCCCGAGGCGCGCGCGCCGTTCGGGATCGCCGTCTTGCCGTCGACCACCACTTCCTTGTCGACGGTGGCGGTGAACTCGTCGCCCGCGTTGCTGGTCTTGGAGCTGAGCGACTGGTCCAGCCGCACGTTGATCACGGTGCCTTCCGGCACCACGATCTTCTTGCCCATCAGCTTGTCGAGCATTCCGGGCTTTTCGCCCGCGGTGGTCGTCGTCCTGCTCTTCGCGACGCCCGGCGCCGGCTGGTCGGCCGCCGCAGGCGAAGCGCCCGCTTCCTCGGCCGGCGGCTTGGAGCCGCAGCCCGCGACCAGGAACAGGATCACTAAGAGCCCGAGAAGCCACGAGATGCGTCGCATAATGCTTCCTCCGTTCGAATCCAGTGCTGCACCTTATCAGATGCAGTTTTTCGCGGTAAAGGACACGATGGTCGTAGAACTACTTAGGCACCTAAGTACTTGAGTTTCCTTCAGTTGAGGCCGCCGCCGCGGCCTTGGGTGCCTCCGCCGCGGCTTCCTTCTTGCCCGCCAGGAACTTCTTCGTGTTGAGCAGCGGACGCTGCAGCGACCCGTTGTAGCCGGCCCATTCGCTCTCGCTCTCGGCGTCGCGCTCGAACTGCGCGCGCATCGCTTCCATCTTCGAGTCGAGGTCGTCGAGGTAGTGCAGCATCAGCGCCTCGGGGAACATCGGCAGCTTGGGCGACCCGAAATCGTACTGCCCGTGATGGCTGATGATCAGGTGCTCGACCAGCGTCTTCAGCTCCGGCGGGAACGCCTGCCCGGCGCGCCGCTCCGCTTCCGGCAGCTTGGCCTGCAGCATCTCCAGCTCGATGATCATGTGCCCGAGCAGCTGCCCGCGCGTGGTGTAGCCGAAGGCGCGCTGGTAGCTCAGCTCGTGGATCTTCCCGATGTCGTGCAGGAAGGCGCCGGTGAGCAGCAGGTCGCGGTCGATCTGCGGATAGTTCCGGCAGACCAGGTCGCACGAGGTGAACAGCGAGACCACGTGGTCGAGCAGCCCGCCGATGAACGCATGGTGCAGCGTCTTGGCCGCGGGCGCCGCCTTGTAGGCCGCCGCGATCTCCGCGTCCGCCATGAAGGCTTCCACCAGCGCCTTGAGGTGCGCGTTCTGGAAGGTCGCCACGAACGCGCCCAGCCGCGCCCACAGCTCCTCGACGTCCTTGTCGGTCTTGGGCAGGTAGTCGGCGAACTCCACCTCGCTCTCTTCCAGCTTGCGCAGCTTGTGGATGGTGAGCTGGAAGCGCCCGTTGTACTTGTTGATCAGGCCCTTGACCTTGATGAAGTCGTTCTGCTCGAAGGCGTAGAGCGCGTCGGCGACGTTGTCCCACATGCGCGCCTCGAGCTGCCCGCTCTTGTCGGCCAGCGTCAGCCACAGGTACGGCTCGCCCGTCTTCTTCGCCTTGATCTGCTTGGACGCCACCACGAAGCTCGCCGTGATGACCTTGTTCTCTTGCTGCGCGCACTCGCGGACGTAAAACTCTTTTGGCATGGGAGACTCGGGCCCTGGGAGAGCTAGTTTAACGCGTTTCGCGGCGGATGAACCGGATGACCGCCGCGTATGGAGCCCAGCGTCCGGGAGAAGCCTGCAACGCAGAGCTCGCGGAGGAGAACGAGAACGCTGAGTCGCCAAAGAGCGGTTTTCTAAGCCGGGCGCTTCGCGGGGTCGTCCGCCGCGGCGCACGCCCGTTCTTTTTTTCCAAGAGCAAGATCATCGGTAGAGACGGGCTTCTGCCCGTCTCGAGACGCCCAGAAGGGCGTTTCTACCGTGGTGCATCGGCACCCCGTTCCTCCTCGGGGAGCAGGAGGGAGAGGAGCGCGGGGTCGAGAGGGGCTTCGCCGCGGGCGAAGCGGGCGAGCTCGCGGCAGATGCGCTGGGTGCCGTCGCGGCGGTCGGACGGGGGATCGAGGCGGGAGTAGAGGAACCACCAGAGGTCCTGCGGCTTCTTGGGGAAGAGCTCGCGCTCGGCGGCTTCGGCCTTGGCGCGCTGCTCGGCGGAGGGCATCTCTTCGCGGAGGCGCGGGAGGTTCTGGCTGGCGACCTGGAGGGCGTAGAGGATGCGCCCGGCCTCGGGGGCGGGGAGCTTGCCGAGCTGGAGCTGGCGGATGGTGTTGGAGATCTCGAGCTGGATGGAGGCGGC
Above is a window of Terriglobales bacterium DNA encoding:
- a CDS encoding HD domain-containing protein, which codes for MPKEFYVRECAQQENKVITASFVVASKQIKAKKTGEPYLWLTLADKSGQLEARMWDNVADALYAFEQNDFIKVKGLINKYNGRFQLTIHKLRKLEESEVEFADYLPKTDKDVEELWARLGAFVATFQNAHLKALVEAFMADAEIAAAYKAAPAAKTLHHAFIGGLLDHVVSLFTSCDLVCRNYPQIDRDLLLTGAFLHDIGKIHELSYQRAFGYTTRGQLLGHMIIELEMLQAKLPEAERRAGQAFPPELKTLVEHLIISHHGQYDFGSPKLPMFPEALMLHYLDDLDSKMEAMRAQFERDAESESEWAGYNGSLQRPLLNTKKFLAGKKEAAAEAPKAAAAASTEGNSST